A window of Bacillus toyonensis BCT-7112 genomic DNA:
GGTTATGATAAAAGATTACAGTAAGGGATTATAATCCCTTACTGTAATCGAATTCAATAAAATGACTGGGGGAAGAAAAATGAGAGTGAAAGAGCAATTGTTAACTTTGAGAGCATATGTACCTGGGAAAAATATTGAAGAAGTAAAAAGAGAATATGGATTATCAAAAATTGTGAAATTAGCATCGAACGAAAATCCATTCGGTTGTTCTACGAATGTGACAGAAGCGTTAACATCATTAGTGAGTCAATACGCTCTTTATCCAGATGGATATGCTTTTGAACTTCGGACAAAAGTAGCTGATCATTTAGGTGTAAAAGCGGAACAACTGTTATTTGGTAGTGGGTTAGATGAAGTTATTCAAATGATTAGCCGTGCCTTACTACATGAAGGAACAAATGTTGTAATGGCGAATCCCACATTCTCGCAATACCATCACCATGCTGTTATTGAAGGGGCAGAAGTTCGTGAAGTATCACTTAAAGATGGCATTCACGATTTAGATGCAATGTTACAACAAGTAGATGATAAAACGAAGATTGTGTGGATTTGTAATCCGAATAACCCGACAGGTACATATGTAGAGAAACAAAAATTACTTTCATTTTTAGAATCAGTACCTAAGTCAGCGCTCGTTATTATGGATGAAGCATATTATGAATATGCGGAAGCAAAAGACTATCCGCAAACATTGCCACTTCTTGAAAAATATGAAAATCTTATGGTATTACGTACATTTTCAAAAGCATATGGCTTAGCTGCTTTTCGAATTGGATATGCGATTGGTGATGCGAAGTTAATCGGGCAGTTGGAAGTAGCAAGGTTACCGTTCAATACATCGACTGTAGCCCAAGCTGTAGCAATAGCTGCATTAGAAGATCAAACATTTTTACAAGACTGTGTGCAAAAAAATGCTGAAGGGTTAAATCAATACTATGCATTTTGTAAGGAATATAACGTATTCTATTATCCGTCTCAAACAAATTTCATTTTCTTAAAACTTGGTATTTCTGGTAATGAAGCTTTCGAACGATTAATGAAGAAAGGATATATTGTTCGTTCTGGTGCTGCATTTGGAATACATGATGGCATTCGTATTACCGTCGGATTGAAAGAAGAAAATGATGAAATTATAGAATTACTGAAAGAGCTTGTAAATGAGCAAGTTAAGAAAGAAGAAACCTATTCTTAAGAAATTGTGAAGGCTCCTTTTATAGGAGTCTTTTTTATCCCGCATGAACAGCTCCTAAAAGCTTGGTTGGTGTTGCTTCATAATTAATAAGGGAAGTTATTTGCACGGTCATGAAAGAAAACGGTACAATAGAAAGTAGTGAGGGATCGGTGTCACATCCGAACTTTTTGAACAAGTAGCTACGCTATAAGAAAAAGTACAAGAAGGAGCATGCCCATTCTAAAGGTTGCGTTATAACAGTGCGTTGCTTATGATAAAGTGAAACTTTAATCAGTGGGGGATGTTTATCCCCCGCTAATTATTAGTTGAACCAATCGGGCTTTTATGGGCAGTTGATCCCCAAACTAACTTCTTTGCCTTAGCTGAATTTTGAGGTGGGGGTCTGACTGCCCGTTAATAGCGGGATAAATGAACAGAAGAGAATATTTTTTAGAATTAAAGGAGACGTTTATGCAAAAGTTTGAACAAGCTGTGTCATATATTGAAAATGGTGAAGCGGAAAAAGGATTACAATTATTAAAAGAACAATTACAAGTTGCGAATGATGAAGAGAAGTATGATATCGCTCGCTACTATCATACACTTGGGTTTACGGATGAGGCGCTAGTAATAACAGAAGATTTACGCTTGCTATATCCGGAAGAGAGTGAATTTACGGTATTTTTAGCAGAATTATATATTGATTTAGATAAAGAAGATGAAGCGATTGAAGTACTTCATGATATTCCAGAAAATGATGATTTATATGTTCAATCGTTATTGCTTGTTGCAGATTTATTCCAAATGCAAGGTTTTGATGATGTAGCAGAGCAAAAACTATTAAAGGCGAAAGAATTGATGCCTGACGAACCTGTTATTACGTTTGGATTAGCAGAATTATATAGTAGTAAAGGTGAAGAACAAAAGGCAATTACTTATTACGAGTCGCTATTAGCGGAACATAAAGTAATGGGGGGTGTTGTCATTGCACTTCGTCTCGCAGAAACGTTAAGTGCAATTGGAAACTGGGAAGAAGCGATCTCTTACTATGAAGCAGGCTTAGAGGAGCAAAAAGATATTCACTCCTTATTTGGATATGCTTTCACATTATATCAAGGAGAAGAATATCAAAGAGCAATTGGTGCTTGGCAAGAACTAAAAGAATTAGATCCTGAGTACGCATCACTATACATGTATTTAGCGAAAAGCTATGAAAAAGAAGGAATGCTGCAAGAAAGCTATGAAACACTTCAAGAAGGAATTAAAGTAGATGAGCTTGCTGTTCCGTTTTATGTAGAATTAGCGAGCATTGCAGCTAAATTAGGAAAAGTAGCAGAGGCAGAGGAAGTGCTTCAAAAAGCGCTTGAGTTAGATCCAGGACATTTAGGTGCAATATTAAAATATGCATATATTTTAAAAGGACAAGAAAAGTATGAAGAGTTAATCACAGTTGTAGAGCGTGCTATTGATAGCGGAGAGCCAGATACACAACTACTTTGGGATCTTGCGTTTGCAAAAAAACAATTAGAAATGTATTCGGATGCATTAAAGCACTATGAAAGTGCATATACTTCTTTTAAGAATCATCCAGACTTCTTGGAAGAGTACGGTTATTTCTTATTGGAAGAAGGAATGCGAAAAGAGGCCAAAGAAGTGTTTACTCAGTTATTACAACTAGACCCGACACAAATTCATATTGAAGAATTGTTATATAATTTAGAGGATTTTTCATAAGTTGGAAGGAAACTGAATGCCGCTTCTTGAATCTAAAAAGAAAAGAGAAAGACAGAGGAGGGACTTAATTGCTATGAATACCCCTGTTTCTGTAAACGAGAAGAAGGATTTTGTGAAATGGTTTTTGAATAATTACCAACTGAAACAGCGTGAATGTGTATGGATTTTGAATTATTTAATGAGTCACGACCAATTAATGCATAAAGTCCACTTCGTAGAGCATGCAAAATATTGTCCGCGTGGCTTAGTGATGTCAGCAAATTGCGTGAAAGACACACCGTTTCACTTTTTTAAACAAAATGTTATGACAACAGATGCTGAAAAATCGTTTCATGATATTCGTTTAAATCGAGATGAGGATATTTATATTCAACTCAACTTTAAATCATCGTTCCAAAACGCAAACTATGTAGCTGTATTAGAAGACAATCCATATTTACCAAAGCATATTGAAGTAAATGAAAAAGATCGTTTACTTGCAGAGAGATTTTTAGAAGAGAGTGTATTTTCATTTAGAAGAGAACGTCTTTTGAAACAAATTGATGAAGCGTTGGATAAGCAAGATAAGGAAGCGTTTCATAGGTTAACGGCGGAGTTAAAGACTTTATAGGATTTATTTGAATTATTGAATTTTTACAAATTTCGGACTTTTTTTAAGAAAAACTACCTATCTTGGGTAGTTTTTCTTTTTTTACCCCTTTTAGTATGGTTTAATATATATAAAGTGAAAGTTCTGTCATTTTAGCTGGAGGGAGGGAAGAAATGTGAAATGGATTGTAAAAGACGTGGAACAGTTTGAGCAAGCAAGGGAGTATGTAGATACAGGGGTAATACCTCTTTTGTCAATTTCAGCAGCAAAAGAAATGAAAACGGTAGTAGAACAAGGTGAATTTATTGAATTGTTGAGTATGGAGTTGGAAAGAGAATATAAAGGAAGAGTGCTTTTACTACCTGCATTTACGTATTTAGTAGAAAGTCAAAAGAATGAAAAAGCTCGTTTGCAAGAATGGACAGATCATTTACAAAGTCAAGGCTTTAAACATATTGCTTATGTTACAAGTGATTTTTCATGGAAAGAAGATATGCAAGAGTTACAGGGGGATTTATTTTGGTTACCCTCATTAGCGTTAGAACAATTTAGTGATCAAGCGAAGAGAGAAGTCATTCACGCTCATATAAAAAATATAATGGTAATGTTAGAAGAAAAATGGGGAAAATAGCAATAAACAGAAAGTTCTTATTATTATGAGTAGTATGATATTGACCTGTGCATGAGGGTATTATATCATGATAGTGTCCTAGTATTTATTTTTTATATTATTTTTCACGAGGGGACAATTTCTGATAGAGGGGGGAAATTTTCGTGAGCGAGAAAGAACATCGTGTGTCAAGAAGACAGTTTTTAAATTACACACTTACAGGAGTAGGAGGCTTTATGGCAGCGGGTATTTTAATGCCGATGACGCGATTTGCGCTTGATCCGGTGTTAAGAAAAGAAGCGGGAACAGATATGGTTGCTGTTGCGCAAGTAAAGGATATTACAACAGAGCCGAAGCGTTTCGACTTTAAGGTGAAACAGGTTGACGGATGGTACAAGTCTGAAGAGCCAAAATCTGCTTGGGTGCATAAAGATGAAAGCGGAGACATCGTTGCATTTTCTCCAGTGTGTAAACATTTAGGGTGTACAGTGAACTGGAATTCGGACAAAGCACATCCGAATCAATTCTTTTGCCCGTGTCACGGAGGACGTTATACAAAAGATGGTATGAACATTAAAGGCACACCGCCACTTGCTCCGCTTGATGTGTACGAGTCTAAAGTGAAAGATGGAACGCTGTATTTAGGGAAAGCGAAGCCAAAAGGGGGTGCAAAGTAGATGCTAAATAAAATTTATGATTGGGTAGATGAACGTTTAGATATTACACCGATATGGCGCGATATCGCTGATCATGAAGTACCTGAACATGTAAACCCGGCACATCACTTTTCTGCATTCGTTTATTGCTTTGGAGGACTTACCTTTTTCGTTACTGTAATTCAAATTTTATCTGGAATGTTTTTGACGATGTATTATGTGCCTGATATTAAAAATGCGTGGGAATCTGTTTACTATTTACAAAATGAAGTTGCGTACGGGCAAATTGTTCGTGGCATGCACCACTGGGGTGCTAGTCTCGTAATTGTAATGATGTTTTTACATACACTCAGAGTTTTCTTCCAAGGTGCGTATAAAAAACCTCGTGAGTTAAACTGGATTGTTGGTGTTCTTATTTTCTTTGTTATGTTAGGTCTTGGTTTTACCGGATATTTATTACCGTGGGATATGAAAGCGTTATTTGCTACGAAAGTAGGGATTCAAATCGCAGAGCAAACGCCGCTCATTGGTCCTTATATTAAAACATTACTCGCTGGTCATTCCGAAATTGTTGGCGCTCAAACATTAACTCGCTTCTTTGCTATTCATGTCTTCTTCTTACCAGCAGCACTTCTAGGTTTAATGGCCTTCCACTTCATCATGATTCGCAAACAAGGTATTTCCGGTCCACTATAAGAGATTGCTAAATTAAAGGGGAAAGAACTAAAGGAGGGAGATTATGCATCGCGGCAAAGGAATGAAATTTGTAGGAGATTCTCGAGTACCAGTAGCTCGGAAACCAAATATTCCAAAAGATTATTCTGAATACCCAGGAAAAACAGAAGCATTTTGGCCGAACTTCTTGTTAAAGGAATGGATGGTTGGTGCAGTTTTTTTAATCGGTTATTTATGTTTAACAGTGGCACATCCGTCACCGCTTGAGAGAATGGCGGATCCGACAGATGCCGGATATATACCACTTCCAGATTGGTATTTCTTATTTTTGTATCAGTTACTAAAGTATTCTTATGCTTCTGGTTCATTTACTGTAATTGGAGCGTTTATTATGCCAGGGATTGCGTTTGGAGCATTACTGTTAGCTCCATTTCTCGATCGAGGTCCAGAAAGACGCCCGTTGAAGCGTCCTGTAGCAACTGGATTTATGCTTTTAGCAATTGCATCGATTATCTTTTTAACTTGGGAATCTGTAGCACACCACGACTGGGAAGCCGCAAAGAAACAAGGTGCAATTGTAAAAACAGCACCAGTTGATAAAAATGATGACGGCTACAAGTTAATGCAAAAAAATACTTGTTTAACGTGTCATGGTGATAATTTACAAGGCGGGGCGGCAGCACCAGCTTTGCAGAACTTAACTTTAAAACCTGAAGAAATCGCTAAAATTGCGAAAGATGGAAAAGGTTCCATGCCTAAAGGTGTATTTAAAGGTACGGATGAAGAACTGAAAAAGCTTTCGGAATTCGTTGCAAAGTATAATAAAAAATAATAGAAAAGCTGACTACAAATTTTGTGGTCAGCTTTTTATTTTGATGACAGAAAGTTTACTATATAATAGAGTAGAGTTTGAGGAAAGAATGAAAGGTGTTGGACATACAGCTTGGTTTACTTGTATGCAATGTTAAGACAACGCTCAGTATTATTATTTTTATTGATTGTTAACATACTAGGTACAATTTACGGATTTATATGGTATGGAAATCAATTAAAAGAAACGTCACCTATATTTTGGCCGTTTGTACCAGATAGTCCTATGGCGACTCTCTTTTTTGTCTTTGTTTTAATTGCTTTCTTGGTAAAGCGAAACTGGGGATTAATAGAGGCGCTGGCAATTGTAACTTTAATAAAATATGGTATATGGGCTGTTGTTGTAAATGGGGTTATGATTTATGTGAAAGGTCCTATTGGCCTGATGGGGTATATGTTAATGCTATCGCATTTTGCAATGGCAGTGCAGGGAGTGTTATATGCTCCGTTTTACCGTATAAAAAAATGGCATTTTGTAGTAGCAGGTATATGGACATTACATAATGACGCAATTGATTATTTATTTTGGCAAATGCCGAGATACGGAATTATGCATTTGTTTGTAGAGAAAATTGGTTATTTTACATTTTGGTTAAGTATTGTCGTACTGTGCATCACATACTATTATTGCTTACGTGAGCGCCGAAAACAGTTTTCTTTATGATGGTGTGAACATTTAGGGGGAGAAAATGAAGAGAAGTAAGAGTGGAAAAATATTGGATCGATTGATTACGTTAGTTGTTTCATATAGCATAGCATTTTCTATTTTTGCACTTGCAACAATGGCAGTTATATATGGAAAATGGCTGTATTATTTTGAAATTGATTTTTTAAACATTCCAGATTTAGCGGATATGACAAAAGATGAAATTAAGAGAAATTATGATGTGCTAATTACATATTTATCTCCGTTTTATGACGGAGCATTACATTTACCGACATTAGATATGTCTACAAATGGTCGTATTCATTTTGTAGATGTTAAAAATATTATAGTAAAGATTCAATATGTGATGTATGCGACAATTATGATTGTAGTGATAGGCGGCGTTTATTTATTAAAAAGAAAAACGAAAAATTTTTACTGCATGGATCGATTGTAACAATTATATTTCCGATAGCACTGGTGTTGCCAATCGCTATTAATTTTGAAAAGAGTTTTGTATTATTCCATAAGCTGTTATTCAGTAACGATTATTGGATGTTTGATATTGAATCGGATCCGATTATTTTAATGCTACCAGAAGAATTTTTTATGCATGCGGCGTGTGCTATTTTATTATTCATTTTAGGTGGTAGTATACTTTGTTACAGCTTGTATAGATATTTCGTAAAAAAGAAAAGGATTTCAAAGGAAAAATTCTCTGCTTAAAGAGAATTTTTTTGTTTGTAAAACGATAATATATTTTTCGGGGCAGTTCTGTTCTATTCTTGTCCAATTCCACATATTTTGTACTAGTAGTTATAGGGGGGACCGGGATGAAGAGAACATTAATTGGATTGATAGCATTTCTAATTATAATGTTTCCGTTACGTATATATGCTGAAGAGTGGAGTGAACTAACGGGATTGCTAGACGACTCGTTACAGTTAGTGAAGCGTAATGAAGATGAAAAAGCAGTACAAGTATTACAATATTTCTCGGAGCAGTTTTTAGTGAAGGGGAATGAAAAGAAGCAAGAAGTAACACCAGATCAAATTAGAGTCATTTCTTTAGCTTACGACAAAGCGAAACAATCTCTCTCGGAAGAAGATTTAGGTAAGCAAGTTAAAATTGATAATGTGATAGCATTACAACTTGCTGTTGATGCGCAAGTATCGAAATATCAACCGCTTTGGATGGAAA
This region includes:
- the hisC gene encoding histidinol-phosphate transaminase, whose product is MRVKEQLLTLRAYVPGKNIEEVKREYGLSKIVKLASNENPFGCSTNVTEALTSLVSQYALYPDGYAFELRTKVADHLGVKAEQLLFGSGLDEVIQMISRALLHEGTNVVMANPTFSQYHHHAVIEGAEVREVSLKDGIHDLDAMLQQVDDKTKIVWICNPNNPTGTYVEKQKLLSFLESVPKSALVIMDEAYYEYAEAKDYPQTLPLLEKYENLMVLRTFSKAYGLAAFRIGYAIGDAKLIGQLEVARLPFNTSTVAQAVAIAALEDQTFLQDCVQKNAEGLNQYYAFCKEYNVFYYPSQTNFIFLKLGISGNEAFERLMKKGYIVRSGAAFGIHDGIRITVGLKEENDEIIELLKELVNEQVKKEETYS
- a CDS encoding DUF1405 domain-containing protein, with protein sequence MLRQRSVLLFLLIVNILGTIYGFIWYGNQLKETSPIFWPFVPDSPMATLFFVFVLIAFLVKRNWGLIEALAIVTLIKYGIWAVVVNGVMIYVKGPIGLMGYMLMLSHFAMAVQGVLYAPFYRIKKWHFVVAGIWTLHNDAIDYLFWQMPRYGIMHLFVEKIGYFTFWLSIVVLCITYYYCLRERRKQFSL
- a CDS encoding YpiF family protein, encoding MKWIVKDVEQFEQAREYVDTGVIPLLSISAAKEMKTVVEQGEFIELLSMELEREYKGRVLLLPAFTYLVESQKNEKARLQEWTDHLQSQGFKHIAYVTSDFSWKEDMQELQGDLFWLPSLALEQFSDQAKREVIHAHIKNIMVMLEEKWGK
- a CDS encoding tetratricopeptide repeat protein, with product MQKFEQAVSYIENGEAEKGLQLLKEQLQVANDEEKYDIARYYHTLGFTDEALVITEDLRLLYPEESEFTVFLAELYIDLDKEDEAIEVLHDIPENDDLYVQSLLLVADLFQMQGFDDVAEQKLLKAKELMPDEPVITFGLAELYSSKGEEQKAITYYESLLAEHKVMGGVVIALRLAETLSAIGNWEEAISYYEAGLEEQKDIHSLFGYAFTLYQGEEYQRAIGAWQELKELDPEYASLYMYLAKSYEKEGMLQESYETLQEGIKVDELAVPFYVELASIAAKLGKVAEAEEVLQKALELDPGHLGAILKYAYILKGQEKYEELITVVERAIDSGEPDTQLLWDLAFAKKQLEMYSDALKHYESAYTSFKNHPDFLEEYGYFLLEEGMRKEAKEVFTQLLQLDPTQIHIEELLYNLEDFS
- the qcrA gene encoding menaquinol-cytochrome c reductase iron-sulfur subunit → MSEKEHRVSRRQFLNYTLTGVGGFMAAGILMPMTRFALDPVLRKEAGTDMVAVAQVKDITTEPKRFDFKVKQVDGWYKSEEPKSAWVHKDESGDIVAFSPVCKHLGCTVNWNSDKAHPNQFFCPCHGGRYTKDGMNIKGTPPLAPLDVYESKVKDGTLYLGKAKPKGGAK
- the qcrB gene encoding menaquinol-cytochrome c reductase cytochrome b subunit, with translation MLNKIYDWVDERLDITPIWRDIADHEVPEHVNPAHHFSAFVYCFGGLTFFVTVIQILSGMFLTMYYVPDIKNAWESVYYLQNEVAYGQIVRGMHHWGASLVIVMMFLHTLRVFFQGAYKKPRELNWIVGVLIFFVMLGLGFTGYLLPWDMKALFATKVGIQIAEQTPLIGPYIKTLLAGHSEIVGAQTLTRFFAIHVFFLPAALLGLMAFHFIMIRKQGISGPL
- the qcrC gene encoding menaquinol-cytochrome c reductase cytochrome b/c subunit, translated to MHRGKGMKFVGDSRVPVARKPNIPKDYSEYPGKTEAFWPNFLLKEWMVGAVFLIGYLCLTVAHPSPLERMADPTDAGYIPLPDWYFLFLYQLLKYSYASGSFTVIGAFIMPGIAFGALLLAPFLDRGPERRPLKRPVATGFMLLAIASIIFLTWESVAHHDWEAAKKQGAIVKTAPVDKNDDGYKLMQKNTCLTCHGDNLQGGAAAPALQNLTLKPEEIAKIAKDGKGSMPKGVFKGTDEELKKLSEFVAKYNKK
- a CDS encoding ReoY family proteolytic degradation factor, whose translation is MNTPVSVNEKKDFVKWFLNNYQLKQRECVWILNYLMSHDQLMHKVHFVEHAKYCPRGLVMSANCVKDTPFHFFKQNVMTTDAEKSFHDIRLNRDEDIYIQLNFKSSFQNANYVAVLEDNPYLPKHIEVNEKDRLLAERFLEESVFSFRRERLLKQIDEALDKQDKEAFHRLTAELKTL